The stretch of DNA CCGGAATTACTGCGCGACCTGGGTGATCTCGAACGGCACCGGCTGCTGGGCAGCGTGCGGGTGCACGTCGCCCGAGTAGACCTTGAGCTTCGAGAGCATCTGACGACCCAGGGAGTTCTTGGGAACCATGCCCTTGATGGCCTTCTCGACGGCCTTCTCCGGGTTGTTCGCGAGGAGGTCGTCGTAGCGGACCGAGCGGAGACCGCCCGGGAAGCCGCTGTGGCGGTAGGCCAGCTTCTGGGACTTCTTGTTCCCGGAGAGGTGCACCTTGTCGGCGTTGATGATGATGACGAAGTCACCAGTGTCAACGTGCGGCGCGTAGATCGCCTTGTGCTTGCCCCGGAGGAGGTTGGCGGCCTGGGAGGCCAGGCGGCCGAGCACGACGTCGGTCGCGTCGATGACGTGCCACTGACGCTGGACGTCGCCGGGCTTGGGGCTGTACGTACGCACGGTCGTAGCCTCTGCTTTTCAGTGAGTGTGTCCTGACAGGAGCACCTGGGCGGGAGATCAGCCTGGTCCCACTTGGACGCAATTCAAGGGGGAGCCGCTGGTCATCGGCCTTGGTGTCTCCGGCGTACCGACCTCTCACGTGAGATGGAGCGAGCCAATACGCACAACAAGCGCCCAGCCTACCGGGCGGACTCGTACGGGTCAAAAACGGTCAGCGGTCACGCTTGACGCGCTGCTCGTCCCAGACCGGCTCGGGCGCCTCGTACACGTTCCCATCTGCACCGAACACCAGGAAGCGGTCGAAGGTCTTGGCGAACCAGCGGTCGTGCGTGACGCAGAGCACGGTGCCCTCGAACGCCTCCAGACCCTCCTGCAGCGCCTCGGCGCTCTCCAGGTCGAGGTTGTCGGTGGGCTCGTCGAGCAGCAGGGCCGTCACCCCGTCGAGCTCCAGCTTGAGGATCATCAGGCGGGCCTGCTGGCCGCCGGAGAGCGACTCGAACTTCTGCTCCTCCTGCCGGTCCAGCTCGTACCGGCGCAGCGCGCCCATCGCGGCGCCGCGGCTGAGCGCGTGCTCCTCCTCGATGATCGAGCGCACGGTGCGGCCGAACAGCTCGGGGTGGGCGTGGGTCTGCCGGAAGTGGCCGGGCACCACCCGGGCGCCCAGGCGGAAGCCGCCGGAGTGCTTGACCGAGTCGTCGCCGGCCAGCAGCCGCAGGAAGTGCGACTTGCCGGAGCCGTTGGAGCCGAGCACCGCGACCCGCTGGCCATAGAAGACCTCCAGGTCGAAGGGCTTCATCAGGCCGGTGAGCTCCAGCTGCTCGATGGTGAGCGCGCGCACGCCGGTGCGGCCGCCCTTGAGCCGCATGGTGATGCTCTGCTCGCGGGGCGGCTCCTCCGGGCGGCCGGCCTCCT from Kitasatospora sp. MMS16-BH015 encodes:
- the rplM gene encoding 50S ribosomal protein L13, yielding MRTYSPKPGDVQRQWHVIDATDVVLGRLASQAANLLRGKHKAIYAPHVDTGDFVIIINADKVHLSGNKKSQKLAYRHSGFPGGLRSVRYDDLLANNPEKAVEKAIKGMVPKNSLGRQMLSKLKVYSGDVHPHAAQQPVPFEITQVAQ